The Salmo salar chromosome ssa02, Ssal_v3.1, whole genome shotgun sequence genome segment CCCGGAGGACCCGGAGGACCCGACATGTACTCCCTGACACCATCGCCTACATGAAGGACAACACAATACACAAGTTACTGCACTGCTAAACAGTAGCGTAAAAAAGGTTTTAGATCATTAGGCACCCTTTTAGTTAGCATCAACTACGCAAACAACATCTAAATCATATTTGTCGACCATATTGTCCCACGGAGGTCACGTATGCTGTCAAATATGCTatcaggaggtatatctcactgatcatccccaaagccaacaccccatttggccgcctttccttccagttctctgctgccagtgactggaacgaattgcaaaaatcgctgaagttggagacttttatttccctcaccaactttaaacatcagctacctgagctgctaaccgatcgctgcagctgtacatagtccatctgtaaattgcccacccaatctacctacctcatcccattactgtttttattttatttacttttctgctcttttgcacaccagtatttctacttacacatcatcatatgctcatttatcactccagtgttaatctgctaaattgtaattatttgctcctatggcctatttattgcctacctcctcatgccttttgcacacactgtatatagactttctttttttctactgtgtcattgacttgtttattgtgttattggcttgtttattgtttactccatgtgtaactctgtgttgttatctgtgtcacactgctttgctttatcttggccagttcgcagttgaaatgagaacttgttctcaactagcctacccggttaaataaaggtgaaataaaaaaaataaaaaatatattgtaaCAGTCTTTGGATGGACGTAGTTTAGCCCCAATCCTTTTCATTGGAGGTAAGAAGAAAAAGCAGATAATCTCACTCACTCTTGAGGTATTCTGTGATGTATTGACGGACGTCCGGTGTTCCATCCCCAGACCCAGGTAGCCCATCACGGCCGGGTTCCCCGGGAGGTCCAGGTGGACCTGGTGCTCCAGGGGAACTCCTGGATGATCCACCACTGGAGTAGCCAGGGATTCCTGGAGCACCTGGAACGCCAGCCTCACCTAATAAAAATATAAGTAGGCTTAATTAACTTACACAAATGATCCACATTGGGTGATAAACATTGTTAAAGTGATGTTCCAGAGATTTTGTATAATTTTAGCCAGTAGATTTGAAAATAGTGCTCATGAGCCAAAACAGGTCCCAGTTTTAATTATTTTttgcaattcgtatgatatgttacgaatgtaTAAGTACTTAAGATCCCAGACTGCATCTTTAAAGGGGTGTAAGGGTGTACCTTTTGGACCCGGTTGCCCCTCGGGGCCCTCTGGACCTTGGGGCCCTGGAAGTCCACTGTCACCTTCTGGTCCTGGACCTCCAGGTTGTCCCTGGGGTCCAGGGAAACCTGGGGAGAAAACAATACAATGAACAATACAACATATACCCACAAGGATTAAGTAAATTCAGAAGTAAATGTTGGTTGTAACCCAAGCGACAGTTTAACTATGCTTCTGATAAATATTTGATCCACCCACCGACACCGGGATCTCCGGGAACTCCTGGTAAACCGGGCTGACCTGGGTCACCTGAAACATAGATCAAATTGCGTTAAGGTCGACATTTTAAGTCTATCACTAAGTCTGCCATGTAAATAGTATGTGACTGagccagttcaaatcaaatcaaatgtatttatatagcccttcttacatcagctgatatctcaaagtgctgtacagttcATAGCCTACTATGATATCAATCCAGCCCTTTGACATGGAGATGCCTTTAAAATTGCTTACCTTGGTAACCCTGGGGTCCTGGTTTACATTAGGAAACAATAAAATGATTTAcaagatgagtgcacataactTCTGTTTCGACCAAATTGACTATGATAAAAACACAAATGGTAGAGACAGTGAGTTGGACCCCTCTGTACCTGGTGATCCCGGAAGACCAGTTGGGCCAGCAGGTCCTGGTGGTCCAGCGAAGAAGGTTCCTGAAAGGcaacacagcattacactacaACATTACATTGCGTTACATTACGTGACCTTCCATATCATACCATATcatatggggtggcaggtagcctagtggttaaagcgttggactagtaactgaaaggttgcaagagcgttggactagtaactgaaaggttgccagatcgaatccccgagctgacaaggtaaaaatctgttgttctgaacaaggcagttaacccactgttcctaggctgtcattgaaaataaaaatttgttcttaactgacttgcctagttaaataaaggtaaaatatatactgATCAACAGCTTCTATCTTTGACAGTAGAGTCATTGTGATTGTGTTGAGTGATCAGATGGTAACAGTATGGAGAGTGTAGTGTAGTTTTGGTTAGGGCCACCTACCTGAGTTGGGCACAAAGCTACCTGGCTCTCCCTTATCTCCTCGGGGGCCGGGCACACCAACACCTGTGAGAGGAATGGGTCAGGTTGAGTTGAAATTCATCAAAATGGTTTGAAAAGGAACTTTGCAACAGATGACGCAAACCAGTTCTTACAATAGCTTAATTATTTTACAATATAATTTGTATATAATATTGTACATTCTTCTCAGGTAGAAATGTTATGGTTTACCTGGTACACCTGGCTCTCCTTTAGGACCTTCAGGACCTGGGGGACCCTTACCTGAGAAGGAATAAGGTAAGAATTAGCTTTATAAAAAGGACAGAATCCATAAGAAAAAGGGATcagaacaaaataaaataaaacagctATCCGTCCAAAAATACATTGAAGTGCATGGAGAATGAACCACATGGCTTACCTAGAAGACCCTGGGCACCTGGTTCTCCTGGGGGCCCTGGAGGGCCAGGTGGGCCAGGAAGACTAGCCACAGGTGCACGTTCTGTTGTAAGGGGTAAGGTAAGTGTAGAGGTAATAAGAAAGTCATACACTATAACGAGTCTAAAACAAGAACATATTTTCAGCCAAACATACTCACTCTCTGTGGTTTCCACAGTCTGTACAGTAATACCAGGCTTTCCCtggtctcccttctctccttcctctcccttttCTCCCCTGGGACCTATAGAGACAGAGCCAATGAACAATCAAAGGGAAAGTACGTACAGAATATGGACCCTGATGTCTCATTGGATATCTGAGAAATAAGTCTTACCAGGCGTTCCAGGAAGACCAGCAGGGCCAACAGGACCTGAGGAGACACAACAGAAGCACTGAGCTTACAGCTTACTGTACCTGAAAGTCTATGAGGAACTTCATGAAGATCTCCAACATCTAGATCTTCATCCAGATCTGGTCAAGGCGATACAGTGTTTACTCAAACTGTAGAACAATGTCttagaacagtggttcccaaactttttatagtcctgtaccccttcaaacattcaacctccagccgcgtaccccctctagcaccagggtcagcgcactctcaaatgttgttttttgccatcattgtaagcctgccacacacacactatacgatacatttattaaacataagaatgagtgtgagtttttgtcacaacccggctcgtggcaaatgacaaagagctcttataggaccagggcacaaataataatgtaataataatcaatcattttgctctttatttaaccatcttacatataaaaccttctttgttcatcaaaaattgtgaataactcaccacaggttaatgagaaggttgTGCTTGAAAGGACGCACATAActttgcaatgttgggttgtgttggagagagtctcagtcttaaataattgtccacacacagtgtgtgcctgtatttcgttttcatgctagtgagagtcgagaatccactctcacataggtacgtggttgcaaagggcatcagtgtctgaACAACATGATTTGTCAAGACAAGAAACTCTGAGAGCAGCCCGattcagaaatctggcagtggcttctgattaaattccattttcacagaaccgcttgttgcaatttcgatgaggctctcttgttcagatatcggtaagtggactggaggcagggcatgaaagggataacaaatccagttgtttgtgtcgtccgtttcgggaaagtacctgcgtaattgcgcacccagctcaatcaagtgcttcgctatatcacatttgacattgtctgtaagcttgagttcatttgcacacaaaaaaacaatacaatgatggaaagacctgtgtgttgtccttgttaatgcagacagagaagagctccaacttcttaatcatagcctcaattttgtcctgcacattgaatatagttgcggagagtccctgtaatcctagattcagatcattcaggtgagaaacaacatcacccagataggccagtcgtgtgagaaacccgtcatcatgcaagcggtcagacatgTGGAAATTATGgttagtaaagaaaactttaagctcgtctctcaatttaaaaaaacgtctcaatactttgccccttgataaccagcgcacttcctCTCcctgttgtaaaagtgttacatagTTGCTGCCCGTATCATTGCATAATgtagaaaatacacgagagttcaggggcgatgctttaacaaagttaaccattttcactgtagtgtccaaaatgtttttcaaactgtcaggcattcccttggcagcaagagcctctcagtggatgctgcagtgtacccaagtggcgtcgggagcaactgcttgcacactcGTTACCACTCCAAtaggtctccctgtcatggcttttgcaccatcagtacagataccaacacattttgaccaccaaagtccatttgatgtcacaaagctgtccagtactttaaaaatatccactcatgttgttctggtttccagtggtttgcagaagaggatgtcttccttaattgaccccccataaacgtaacggacatataccaggagctgtgccagccCCGCCACGACTGTTGAcgcatccagctgtaacgcatataattcactgacttgtatgtgaagcagtaattgtttcaaaacatctcctgccatgtcactgacgcgtcgtgaaacagtgttgtttgatgaagacattggCTGTATGTTTTGTTTTGGCCTttccccccagcattgtcccagccatatctgcagcagcaggaagaatgaagtcctccacaatagtatgggacttgtctgtcctagccactcggtagctcaccatataagacgcttctagccccttcttagtaatgatatctgttgcttttatgcatgtcttactactcgaaagttgtCTTTATTCTtgctcaaaaaactcccgtggcttatttttcaaattgtcatgtctcgtttctaaatgtctgcgcaagagtgaaggtttcccgcgagagagtaacggttcatgtgattggatgttaattatttgacaagGCTacatgtatttgacattgtgttgttatttcgctgaacactagatggtttaattttattttgggcagtgaaatgaggctactcaggcgagaaacaaaactcacccaaatgtatagccccattggaaaatataaatatactatttgaaaatgtgaagacatttatttggcgtacccccaacAGCATTGCGCATACCCCAGGAATACCTGTCTTAGAACATTTTAGAATTTAGAGCTTCAGTACCAACCTGAGAGTCCAGGGGATCCAGCAACACCAGCGGGTCCGGGGCTGCCTGGAGGTCCGGGGATGGCAACCGAACTGGAACCAGCTGGATTGACCAATGACCATCCATTACTTAAGGATATGTGATGCTGTCCTACTGTGGACACTGTACTATAAAGTCATCTCAAGAAATATTTACAGCTGTAGATGTACAGTGCCTATCGACCAGTGTAGCGATGTCTCTAATTTGCCTTGTCGTTTCCTCTTACTTACCTGCATTGATGATTCTACCAGGTTCTCCAGCTTCGCCTAGAAGATAACATGATGATAGATTGAATGAAAGCATAATCCTGTTTGACTAAAGATATAGAGGAAGAATGTAATAGGTACATTACCTTTACCTCCAGGCTGACCTGGATTACCTGGTATACCTATACggggtagagggggagggttACAAAAATGTTATAGCCTGCTGTACAATATTTGAGGAACCATGCATCTGAAATGTAAATCAAGGAATGATTTTGCATCAAAGAGTCATACCTGGTGGACCTTGAAGCCCGGGAATGCCTACAGCGGAAACAAGTGGAAAATGTATGTTATTGAATTTTAAATAGTGAATACTAAgcattgatggatggatggatatatggaTTAATAAATGGATTCATTGATTTTACCTGGGAGGCCTGTATCTCCTGGAGGTCCTGCTGGTCCTCTGGGACCTGGCAACCCATCCAATCCCTTGTCACCTGGAATGATACAGGTATCAATTATCCTGTAAAAACTAAAAGTTGTTATATGGACAACTTGATATTTCAACCAAAATATATTGTTGTGGTTTCTATCTACCAAAGGATGTTGTTGTTCTTACCTCTAGAGCCTTTTTCACCGTCAGCCCCGGGAGCACCTGTTGAATAACACCCACACATACAGAATTGATAAGAGTGAAGAATTTAACTGTTACAGTATCTATATTCGGACAGCCTGAGATTATTCTAGCAGCACAATCTTTTCTTCACTACTCTGTTCACTTACCTGTGGGTCCTTTGGATCCCTTTGTTCCGTCTGGTCCTGGAAGTCCTCTTTGACCTGGGTCACCTATGATGACGGAGAGGGTACATAACCACTATGAAATGTGCTTACAACCCATTTTCACACCAGTTTACATATGTAGTGCATATTTCTCTCAATGATGTGTTATcctagagaaggaggagagaagaaataAAGAGGAGACACAAAGTTCTGAATCCCATGTGATTCTAACTATTCAGGGCAGACAGATACACACCTGATGTTCCGCGGGGTCCTTTCTCTCCTGGCTCGCCCTTATTTCCTGGAGGTCCAGCTGGTCCCTTCTCTCctggaagaggagagaaacaATAGGCTTACTGATATGATCTTTGTTTgatgctgcaatatgtaactttttgggcaacctgaccaaattcacatagaaatgtgatttatagatctgtcattctcattgaacgtAAGTCTAAGAAGTGGGTGATTTGTCTATGTGCACAATTTCTATGTTTCCATTCTTAAATtcagtttttgcgtcttttactttcagtttttcaAACAGCTATTGAAAAGATACAGTATTTCACAGAGGTTTAGATggcacaatgattctctacagaattgcttgttttgtcacaaactgaaattaggtgaactattagatgttttgcaaccaggaaatggcagagcgactTCTGCATATTACaactttaaagctagaatcctccATTGACAAAATAACAAATCCACCTCCCTGCCCCTCTTTCACTAGAAAAAAAACAAAGGAAtggggcctggagaaatgtaaccattctcaaattcatagagaacaGTATtacttccgtccctctcttcgccccaacctgggcttgaaccaggaaccctCTGCACACATTGACAACAGTCACCATCGAAGCATCGCTACCTATCACTCCACAAAAGCCATggtccttgcagagcaagggaaacaactacttcaaggtctcagaccgagtgacgtcaccaattgaaacgctacCAGTGCGCACCGCTAaccagctagccatttcacaccggttacagatgcaaggactgaccatccatggtaTCAAATGTATAGGTTTCACCacattttgaggctatacagtctTTGTTTACATTTGCATTCTTTACTAAAATGTTAGTAAAGCAAGCTTatttttggggttctgatggagtATGACAattaaactaagctcatgaggcattaatAAGTTATACTCTTCAACAATCAATGGCTATCATAAATGTTTAAGTGAAAAAATGGATGTATCAACTAAGGTTTCTAGCTATATTTGTGGCTTTCTCTTAGTGAATCTAAATCAAGCAAATAGGCCTGCATACAACACATCTCAACATGTTGGTCTAGAATACCTTTCGGTCCTGGAGCGCCTGCTTCACCTCGGAAACCCTGTGGACCAGGAGTTCCTAAAGAAAAGTGACAAATACACAACTTTAGAAATCACATGCTTGTGTCTTCTTCCAATACAATGGTACATGAAAAGGGCAAAGAGCACTCACCTGGGATACCTGTAGCACCCTGACCACCCGCTGACCCtggaaaacaaaaataaatacactTTAACAATGGCGGCCAACAGTTACAGTCTCAGTGTTGATGAATTgcgtttacattttagtaatttagcagacgctctaatccagagtgatttacaatTTGGGATAGTTTAATGTATCTCATCAATTTAGATGTATTTCCTGCATTAATGATGACCTTTGGCCTTACCTTTAGGCCCAACAGGCCCAGCAGTGCCAGCAGGTCCGGTGCCTCCGGGTTCACCAGGAGAACCTATGGCATCACATAACATTACATAAGAGCTTGAACAGGAACCCATAatttaaatatatacattttatggatttttttctcTGAAGATATACTGTGACGCCATCAAATACACTTATGAACATACCTTTGTCCCCTTTCTCTCCAAACCCTGGAGGACCAGGCTCTCCACGTGATCCCGTTGGTCCTTCTCGGCCCCTCTGGCCTGGGGGGCCCTCTGCACCAGCTTCACCTATTCACAGATGAGAAGAGATGCATTGTGGGAGTGTGATAAaataatttatatgtttaaaagataatgattaaataattctaccctgaaacgTAACTAATTAGTAATTAGttgtttatgtagcatgtataatgaataattaaagtattaAACATAAGTCCAACTAGGTTGGACTGGGAGGGAgataaatgtgtgtatgtgtgtgccgaaGAAAATACCGAGAACAATTAAAACGGTGTTTGGCTCGACCTGGCTACaactctgagaaacttatgataggacagggagtacttctcaaggtttctctaatctcgggggaatggaacggacagcgctgggtagtgatacacagtggtgagaactctggAGAAGCACACAactcacctactgttcgtgtgtatgtatgtgcgtaggatatctactgtttgtgtggatgtaTGTGCGTAGGTAGGAAGTGAACTATAAAAAGGATGTCTTTGTATAATGAACTTCAGAGTACCCTCgtgaataaacattttgactattgtaagctgggactctcgtctgtttcattcaaccagaatcttacaaactctgggttgcagactgagtagATGAATTGAAGTTTATGAACAGTGATAACGAAATTCACATAACAGAGTGAGAGTCTATACAGTACATTTCTCATTTGTTGCAAGATTGAGATCTTGTAATTTTAAGTCAAATTGTGTCCTTAAGCATTACCTGCATTTCCTTTAGGTCCCCTCGGGCCCTCCTGTCCACTGTGGCCCATCTGACCTGGAGGACCTAAGGAAGAGAAGCCGGACATCAGTCTGCTATCATTCAGCAGATGATTATTTACTGTAGCCACTACAGAATAAAACTAGTAGTTTGTGTTCCTACCTGGTAGGCCAGGGAATCCATTATCACCTGAAATGAATTAATTAATTCCATTTGTACAGTATAACTCTAACATGTACAGTATTTGCTGTGTGACgtcattgaaatgaaatgtagGTCTAAGGCTCACTGACCTTTGACTCCTGGACCACCTTGGTCACCTGAAATAAAACAGCTGAAATGTTCATCAACAGACACAGCCAAAACTTGCTCTGCCAATACAGTTTGTTTCCATCTATGGATGGATGGATCCATCTATGTATGTTTCCATGTCCATGCAGTGGATGCCCTACAGTACCTTTGGTCCCAGGCTCTCCTCTCGCTCCTTTCATTGAATGTGCAAGTGTTGctgtaacaaataaataaaaaatgttgtcAATATATAGAATCCAATAAAAACGACACATGTATAAcatctttcaaaaatattcataCAATTCACAAGTTTGCATGATTTTGGATTTGTGACTGAATCATTCCTTTGTTTTAATAGTTGAAAAGCTCAACAtatacccacaaaacacaaggctGGTGCACAGTGTaagttctggttctggttctgtacCTCGTACAGTATCGGACTGCAGCTCAGTCCTGACTATCTGCTGAACTGCCCTTTGCAGAGCTACAGGGTCTTGGCCTGGTCCATTAGCTGATCCTGGACCTGCTCCTGCTGCCACTCCCAGATTGATACCATTATCAGAGCGGAGCAGTgtggtagaggagggagaggaggtcttGTCTATGTATGCAGACTCCAAAGGGTCTATGATGTTGAtggctgaggaggaggagaggcgacTGGAATGGGCTGAGGAAGAGCTGGAGGCTTGTTCCAAGGCATCCACACGAGCTTTAAGACGTTTGACTTCTTCGGCTGTAAGTGgttggaagagaaagagagggaggggaagaaaattgggagggaaacagagagaaacaaggACAAAGATCGAGTGAGAGaagcgagaaacagagagaaatacaggggagaaagaacagagaaaaaaacagagagagatttaCTTAGACACGGATGTAACTCTAGCTCTCTATGACAGAGACAGCCACATAAATCCAATCACCCCAGTGCCCTAcagctccactcctcctctcttaccCAGGGCGATGAGTCCCAGGAGGAGCCCCAGGAGGAGCAGAAGACCCAGCAGGAGGCCCAACAGCCACTTCCACCAGGAGCAGCAGGACCAGAAGCCCCGACCTCCTCCAGACTCGTCCTTGCGTATCTCTGAtcgaagagagaggtagaggacacGGGGGTCAAGAACCAGCATCAGTAGAGTATCATGAAGAATGCATAAGAGTAGGCATTTAGGGCTGAAGATTGTTACATTGGGATTCAGCCATTTCAATTTCAAAGTATAGTTAGACTATACCTGCATAGGTTGCTTTGTCTTTCGTTGACACTTTCATCAAGGATCCAGCTTTAAAAAACAGCAGTGGAAGAACAGTTTGTTGGTAACACAAGTCAAGGTGTGGTGAAAATGTCTATTCACTTCCATTATCTACCGTTTGTTTCTGTGGTTCTGGCTGTAGCTGTCTCCACAAAGCCGGacaccttcttcttctccttcttcagtGAGTCCTCAGAATAGGCTAGAAAATGTGAAAAGAGAAGTAAACTTCAGCATAACTCACAGACAACGGCTAACACTAAGACAGTGGGACTGGAGTATGTTATTGGGCATGGAAACATTTAAGATCTGATAGGACTGGTACCATTTTCCCTCAGAAGGTTATTCTCATTGAGCACACAATTGAATATTTAGTAAATATTATGTATTTAGTGAAAACCCTCCTCTATGTGTACATTTCTGGTATTCTCACGTACTGGATTGCAATATTCCGGTATCTTTCCCCCAATTCCCATGTTTCTAGAAATCATGCTTTGAAGATTCCCAGAATAAGCAGGGAATCTGGAATCCTCCAACCAAGATTtcaggaaaacctgggaattttgggaaagttaccggAATTTTGCAAACATATTGCTcttacaacaacctctccctcaacgtcagcaagacaaaggagctgatcatggactacaggaaatggagggccgagcacgccaccatacacatcgatggggctgtagtttagtgggtcgagagcttcaagttcctcggcgtccacatcactaaggatctatcatggtccatacacaccaacgcagtcgtgaagagggcaatgCAACGCTTCTTAcccctcagaaggctgaaaatatttgtcaCGGGCCCTCAGATCCTAAAAACGTTTTACAGGTGCACCATTAAGAGCATCTTGacaggctgcatcaccgcctggtatggcaactacttggCATCCAAcaacaaggcgctacagagtgtaGAGCGACCCAGTACTCCCGAGCTCCCTGccaaccaggacctctataccaattgtcaaaaactccagccacccaagtcataaactgttctctctgctacagcatggcaagtggtactgatgcaccaagtctgcaaccaacaggaccctgaacagcttcaacccccaaaACATTAAACTGCTAAATTGTTGGTTAAATATTTAGCCAAATAGCTACCCGGCTATCTGGATTCAGACTtttttttttgactcatcacatacgctgctgctactgtttatcatctatcctgttgactagtcactttattcTTAGTTATATGGACATATCTccatcaattacctcgtacccctgcacatcgacttagtcctggtaccctgtatatataaccattgtgtatttattattacttttattattacgtattatacatttttctattatttttctattttctttctctctgcattcttgggaagggcccgtaagcatttcactgttagtctacatctgCTGTTTATgtagcatgtgaccaataacatttgatttgattcgagtGTTGCCTACCAATAGCAGTGGCAGCAGAGGAGAACTGTTTGCCAGTATCTTTGGCCATGATGAGTCTTTCCGTCTCCTTTTTGACGGGAGCGTTCTCTTTCTCCAGCAGCATGAATTTGTATTCTTTGGCCTCTTCACCGGTAGGACTGCTGGGCGCCACTGAGAAATAGGCAGCAAAAACATTCAGTATAAACTGGTAAGTGTCATGAATACATGATAAGATAGAGTAGGAGAGGAtatccttttactgcagtgggctaaatcaggctcacacagattgtttcttgttagtcttaaacaaatctactttgagacAAAAGTAGACACCTCACACACaaggttatgggcttaaaaacagaagacacctgtaccatgttaGATATAGAATTTAAATGATCACATTTtgtgtttgcatcccaatattacacttcatATACATCAAACAAgaggaaaaatatgaataacattccacccatgaggcaacTAGAGGGCGATTTGGTAATTTGACTGCAGGACAGCGCTATACTTGTCTTCGTGCTGCCGCTGCTTGTACATATATACATCGAATCAAATGTTTTATGTCTATGGTTGCCTAATTGTTATCTATGCAAAACAAAGTATTTTGGACTCACCTGTGTTTGTGGACACCCCTGTGCTTGTGACATTTTTCTGCACACCATAGACTGCCAAAAATAGAAAGACATGCAGGGTGAATTTAACATGATTTAAACGTGTGAAATATAACTCCCACAATGAACATGGGCATTATTCTCTTGATCCCAGTGGATTTCTGAACACTCAACACTCCATCCATACCTGTTTGTGTGTTGACTCCATTAGCTGTCAGGATACCGCCAGTGGTTGTGGCCAGGTTCTTCTGCATACCGTGAACTAGAGTTGGACAAAGGAGAGAAAACAGtcaatacttttttatttttattttatttcacctttatttaaccaggtaagctaattaagaacaagttctcattttcaactgcgacctggccaagataaagcaaagcagtgcgacacaaacaacaacacagagttacacatggagtaaacaagtgtacagtcaataacacaatagaaaaaaaagaaagtctatatacagtgtgtgcaaatggcgtgaggaggtaaggcaataaatatgccatagtagcgaagtaattacaatttagcagattaacactggagtgatagatgagcagatgatgatgtgcaagtagtaatactgctgtgcaaaagagcataaaaataaattaaaacaatatgaggatgaggtaggtagattgggtgtgctatttacagatggactatgtacatcTGCAGCGATCGGTTGCTCAGAatgctgat includes the following:
- the LOC106586738 gene encoding collagen alpha-1(XVII) chain isoform X2 — encoded protein: MDNLTTTKIVNAGAGGKVVKETVTTTTRLTSLPPTSGGLSSRSGLLSTGGGESTSRAITGGSSSVLVSSSAAAGSGGGAKSGYGGGSVSKSTTITTIESPSLSSGASGASGAAFRSSGASGASFGASKTSGSLSNSGGGLMSSSSSSLTGGSSSGFVSSSKGAGAGGGSFVTGSSSGSSSGFAFSSGTGTGGGDSSSAKMSAGGLGSVTVSTVTRSNYSSSAEAGSGGVKRGGAQGSASSAVSFSPTPMERKSMTTTMIARSMGYEGRSSGNSSPEYTRREYAAANATANTPTRGRSHSRESEIRCRLQSASPTAKRWTELDDVKRLLKGSRSSSISPPRSPTSTLPIPRKASVETRTRPNSSQSGQYNSATLDLGMPSYVWSGPTAGGYGYHSNAINRSPSSTLQHSPTTLTVHGMQKNLATTTGGILTANGVNTQTVYGVQKNVTSTGVSTNTVAPSSPTGEEAKEYKFMLLEKENAPVKKETERLIMAKDTGKQFSSAATAIAYSEDSLKKEKKKVSGFVETATARTTETNAGSLMKVSTKDKATYAEIRKDESGGGRGFWSCCSWWKWLLGLLLGLLLLLGLLLGLIALAEEVKRLKARVDALEQASSSSSAHSSRLSSSSAINIIDPLESAYIDKTSSPSSTTLLRSDNGINLGVAAGAGPGSANGPGQDPVALQRAVQQIVRTELQSDTVRATLAHSMKGARGEPGTKGDQGGPGVKGDNGFPGLPGPPGQMGHSGQEGPRGPKGNAGEAGAEGPPGQRGREGPTGSRGEPGPPGFGEKGDKGSPGEPGGTGPAGTAGPVGPKGSAGGQGATGIPGTPGPQGFRGEAGAPGPKGEKGPAGPPGNKGEPGEKGPRGTSGDPGQRGLPGPDGTKGSKGPTGAPGADGEKGSRGDKGLDGLPGPRGPAGPPGDTGLPGIPGLQGPPGIPGNPGQPGGKGEAGEPGRIINAAGSSSVAIPGPPGSPGPAGVAGSPGLSGPVGPAGLPGTPGPRGEKGEEGEKGDQGKPGITVQTVETTEKRAPVASLPGPPGPPGPPGEPGAQGLLGKGPPGPEGPKGEPGVPGVGVPGPRGDKGEPGSFVPNSGTFFAGPPGPAGPTGLPGSPGPQGYQGDPGQPGLPGVPGDPGVGFPGPQGQPGGPGPEGDSGLPGPQGPEGPEGQPGPKGEAGVPGAPGIPGYSSGGSSRSSPGAPGPPGPPGEPGRDGLPGSGDGTPDVRQYITEYLKSDGVREYMSGPPGPPGVPGPPGGGSVESVDDLASRVIAYIQSGGIASGVPGPPGPPGAPGGGSTSLNDIISLLQREEVRHYIVGPPGPAGPPGIPGIPWRGGYGFNTNEVAGRVLNLMNEQGMVGMLGPPGPPGPPGLPGSHSDISYLLQNAEYKGVLGAQGPPGPPGVPGPAGPQGPTGPSGQAPYSSSGYRLEEVKDYIQSDGTRGGMFGPPGPPGPPGPQGHKGEQGSSGYGHAFDHRTSEGRRLAETETETDYSNIAVRVTDYIKYHGLLRDVVENQSQLEKSQVVQGPPGPPGPPGAPGFSRVFGSHSNATDLVEYIRAHGNIVGPPGRPGQKGDIGHTGHKGERGLDGIPGRTGLNGLEWKRGGKGEKGEYTLVTHRRKRNVGVSETND